The Sebastes umbrosus isolate fSebUmb1 chromosome 4, fSebUmb1.pri, whole genome shotgun sequence genomic sequence ATCTTATTTAAAttgtaattagtttatttttatgtatttaacaTAATGTCCATCTAAACTTCCTTCTGCCTGTAAAAGAGGAGGATAAGATGAGTTCATCTTCATGCATATCCTTAATTACAAGCAGAAATGTAGCTTATTCAtcagcttttttgttttgtttgttatcatACTAAAGATGATGCATGATGTATAATTTTATATAaatggtttgggtgtttttttgtttttccgaGTTAAAACTATTCACACTTGCTTCTCTGTGAAACGCTTCCACAGTCGATTCAGAAAATTGAGTTTGAGCGCCCCTCCTCCTGCAGAGCatccacctacacacacatgtgTCCTCACATGCAGACCTGTAGCAGCAGCACCCACTGAGAGAGCTgctggatgtgtgtttgtgcatgtgtcttCTGCCTTTAGAGTGCATGTGGACATGTTTTTCTATTTCTGGGAAGTTTAAAAATAAGATTTGTTTTTAGAGCGAGTATTATAATTAGACCAGCTTTAGCTAAGACTCAAGGTTTTTGGACAAAGATTTGGGTTAGATGAGTAAGGAATACAACACTTTTGACATCTTTTACATCCAACTACTGTGTGCCCCAGACAATTTACAGTTGAAGACCCAGAAAAATGCATATGAACTAAGCTACTAAAAACAccaaaagacaaaactgaatgtaaaaaaCCTAACATTTACCTTTTAAAACTTGAAAAGAGGAAACTTTAATTTAGGCCCAGGCTCCAGGTTCAGTCCTGTTACTGAACAACACTGCAAATTCattgtttgattgttttaattttgtgtttatttcaagTCTGTTGCTTGTTTCcttttagggctgccccctcctAAATGACaaatcggtcattttggtctcagttgattaagatttctttagtcaattagtcattttttatgctttttttcatgctgaacgAATTATTTCtgagaaacttatgagcacatctctggtaaacacatgatttaaagtggtgcttttgtacGATTCTTTGCGGAGAAACTCAAGTTTTACAGatttgtcgattaaatcaactaatagatTAGTCGACAAAAATCATACAGCCCTAGTTTCTTTTATGTTAAATTTATTATATTGCTTTTAACTTTTTGCGGTTTTGTTTTAAGTCTGCCGTTTGTGGTTGTATGTGAACGTTTTTATGCTGCCGTCTCGGCCGGGATTCCctcgaaaaagagattttaaatctCAATGGGAATATCCTggtaaaataaaggttaaatactataaataaaagtacagatataTTGAAAATATCAAACACGTATGAGGcaaactcaaaaaaaaaagttggtggCTAAAGGATCCATTTTAAAAGTGGAATTTGGTAAAGCTTAATGTTTGTACGTCTCATCAGAATTACATGAAGTTTATGAATAACAGTCAAGATTATATTTATAAGGTTCGAGTTCACTTTACATTAATGAATGGATAGAAGGCCCTCACAAGTATTATAGCATCAGAGTAGAGCCTCTAACAGCAGAgtgtgtaaaataaagtgtgtgtTCTAAACATGGCAGCAACTATTTATAGCTCGTTCAATTATTGAGAGCCAGATTCTACTCTTTTCTACTTCAAAGCTACACACCCACCCCCAGCAcctcaacacacatacacaaacacactttctgGGCTGAGGGGAGACGCAGTGTTGATGCAGACATGTAGACAGCCGGGAAGGCacgtttgtgtatgtgtgtgtattctaAATGTAGATGCCAGATCGTGAGCTAAAATTACCCTCCTCACTCTGCTTTGGTACGGATATAGGTGAGTACAAATAGAAGGAAGAGGGAAAGGGAGAGACGGGAGGGTGGAAAGGATAAATGGATGAATGAGAATGTGAATGGATCGTGAATGGGAGGAGAAAGGTAAGTTTGGAAAAGGTTTTTGAACATGCAAGTTTTGAATTGTGACGCAGCAGAATTGCATCTTTGTCTTGGTACCAGACTAGTTTTCAGCGTAACTACAGCAAACTTCTACTTAAAGCAAGTAAAATAAGGACAAAAGTTCATACTTCCATACAAGTTTATGATAAAAATCCAATGAAACATCATTGATTCATACAAAGTAGCATAGTCAGCCAATTCAACTTAAGctctaataaaaaaagaaaacaagattaaataaaaaggtAGAAAGAAATGCATTCATCAACATGTTCCAAAACAAGAGGATCTTTATCTTTTCCTACAACAATCCGACAAAAATATTTATCAGTTACAACTTGGCAGTCTTTTGTtccacaaaaatacacagaataatatttaaaaaatgaagggGGGGAAAAACATCTAGATTTACTTGAACTATCGCCGTGGCCAAGAGGATTATGGGGAGTAAATGATGAAAAGTCTGGGCCCTTTGTCTGATATTATGAAACCCAAACCCcgacccccccccacccctccaaaaacaacaacacaaaaaaccGGGATGTGCGAGTTGGAAAGTGAAAAAGACGTGGAGACCAGTTAAAAAAAGAGTAGGTGACAAATAGTCCGTCTTGGTGCGGAAAAGATCCTGATGCGATGCAGTTCAATGAgcaatatgtactgtatgtgtgtgtgcgtgcgtctcAATAGATTCGGCCTCGGCTCCTGTTTCCTCGGCCTCCGAAGCCTCGTCCTCGGCCGCCCCTGAAACCGCCACGCTGCTCTGgagttacaaaaaaacaaaacaaacaggtcAGTGTGTACATATTATGGACTATAACCTGATCAACATTGCATTCTTGAGGCTGATATCTATATGtgagaattaaaaaataataattatatagaTCAATATTCAACATCATGTTTGATAACCACAACAGAAGTTTAAATGCTAAAGGATATGTGCTGAGCTGGACAGTTGtagttgaaaaataaacttggTGTTCTGGTGACAAACTATGTAAAACAACTCAAAGTGCagtataaagtaaataaaaaggtgAACATGCTGCAAGACAGTGTTTACAAAAATgaacagaacaaaaaaatgCCACAGTGCTCCTCACCATAAGTAAAATTGCCAATGGTGGCGCTGTACTTGCCGCTGGGGGGATTGTAGATTTGCCGCGCGTCCCTCCGGGGCTGAGGAGAAACCTGTTTTTGTGTGCTGCCGCCGGAGCCCATCTCCTCACCGGACGGGCGCTTGGccctacacaaacacaaacacaaaaggaaAGAAGATGAAGACCTAATGGAGCAACAAGGACACTCAGCTGCCTCGGCTGTATGTACGGCTTCTGATTGCTAAATCAGTGGGAGCAGACTTACGCTACTGCCTCTGCCTTCTGGACAGGTTTCCAGGATAGAGTGACTGTGCTCTTGAATGATGGAGGGTTGTGGAAGagatcctgaaaaaaaaaaaaaaatagaactaTTGGTTGCAATGCAGAGTTTATATTTTAGTCTCCTGATTCACTAAGATACCAGAAAAATAGAAACCATGTACATTGTAATGCAATAATATGCAGTCCTTATAATAATCTCCCTTGTCAGAAAAGTTCTGTgtttagttttgtgttgttgcagtggatcttattattattgtaaggGGTTTCTTCACGTTTTAACATATTGTAGCTCAGTATAACACCATATAGTATGAAAACACCTTACCTTGATGAGGACGTTGATGTTGTTTGTGATCTTGAGGGCCACCACTTTGATCTTATTCTGATTACACAGAGAACACGAGTTAGTCCGAGATATTTTACAGCAGAATTCAAACAATTTGCACTGCTCAGTCTGCATtggggatgtcacgataccagaaatttcgCAGTCAATACCAGTGCActtccacgattctcaataccaattcgataccacggtaaaagttaaacaataaatcccatgtacttcaacatgcACTCCTTTTTCACCCTTTGCATCCTGGTTTTTGTTagaaagttaaacaggtcataattccttctctattatctattttatattgctgtgaaaacatctccttcaaacaactggatttattcaagtttctcaccaaaaactaaactttacaagattacatttgaacacatcatgataacattagaatCCTCCGTCCTTCGCCCAATACCATTTATTagtgaatagagcctgaacgcatcataatgtaaatcaatggcaactcccatgttgaagtCAGCAGGACgaaagctagttaacgttagctgttagtgAGTTCACTGCATCTCAAACACATTTCTATCGTCCCGCCATTAGTCTCGTGCCCTGACGCTACTTGTGGTAccgtagaaaaacaagtaccgtcatgttttcagaattttggcatcgacttggtaccgaagtattggttctcgtgacattGCTAGTTTGCATTTTTGTTGACTGTAGGCATTAAGTTTATACAGAGCAGTCGTTACCTCGTCTGTCTTCAGAGCATCTCCTGTCTTGCCTTGCAGTGCTACTCGCAGCTGTCTGATGTAAACCTGCAGGCCTCTGGCAAAATACTGTAACCTGTtgaaacacaaagcacattCAATTCCATGTGAAAAGTGTCAGTTTTTGTATAACATGACCAAGAACATACCCATCAAACACACCCGACATGCTCACTTATTTTACTAATTGTACTCTAGGAGACTTTTCTTTGTGCGTCACTCTCTCACCTGATCTTGAAGTCTTTGAGGCGCTCGGCGTCCACTTTTTCGAGGAGGAAGTCCGGCAGCTTCTTGCCCAGCTGGTGGAAGCCGAAGAGGAGACACTCCACGTAGCTGAACTGCAGTTTGGGCTCCTCGCTCGCCGAGTTCTCGCCGTTCTCTGCCTCATCTGGTGGCAGAGGCATGAACTCCTACACAAAAATCATGACCAGAACCTTTTTGTTAGCCTCCTTTATGGTCAAAAAGCTTAGACCATTAGGGTTTACTGGAACAAAGGGATTTATGGGAGTTTAGTCTTccttattttaacaattattttgGAGCCTGCACTGAAACTACATCTACAATAAATCACTACTATTAGACCTCTTTGTACTTTATAGATCAGTCTATGAGGACATGTTTCAATAAATTCTCCCCTATTTTGAGTTTAACAACTCTGACAGTCGTAGCTGCAAAAATGTAGGCTTTAAAAAAGGAAGGTCGTTGGTTCAAATACCCAGACGGGACAAACTGTGTGAATAAGTCACGTTCACTGAATGTCCAAACAACTGCTATTAAAGTATCCTTCACCAGAAAATTAATCCTTAGTTGGCCAGGGGCCCACAGTAGAAAGCTGACTGAGATGATGCACAACAATATGAACGTAAAGCAAAGAAATACTAGAAAGAGCAGTAAAAATCTCAGAATGGATCAGGGGAAATCTGCCAATGTGTATTTTGATTTTTAAGTGTATTCCTCCATGTCCAACGACAACATGACAGGCCGTTCTCACCAGCAGCTTGGTAAACAGCATGTTGAGGTTGGGCTCCAGCTTTTCCATGTCTCCACAGAACGGACTCATCTCAGCCAGCAGCTTcagcacctacacacacacaaacacacacacacagcttagcAGATCCCCTCACACAGTGTAATGTGCATTGCTAATGAGAAACAGTGTTGCGTGGTGCAGACTAATGACCCATTAACAACATGCAGTTGGCTGACACCTCTGACAGGTGGCTGCCACGCTGACTTTGTTTACTACTACAACCGCTCACCAAATGTCAAACATTAGGAGTATCGACCTCACACCAGTGGCCATATTCGTCAGGCCTCTCGGGAATGGAAGTGCTGATTCAAGCTGAATAAATGAAGGTCGGGAAACTAGTCTTTTGTCTAATGGCCACACTGGCTTGTAACCTGAAACACTGACCAGGTATAGAGTTGCGAAGTGGGAGAGGGAGCGGTGTTAATGTTATTTAACATAGAAATACAAGACTCTCCAGGATAAAGTTACAATCCTTTAGGTTTATGTTATGACCCCCAGTTTTAATCATTTCATCTTTGTGTCTGAGAAATCGGGTTTTATCTGTCATTTTGGCGTGGCGAACGGGtctaaatactacaatacccatgagcctcgGCCGCTTTTTGAATGGAGATGAGGCCAGTCAGAGGTGCAAATCAGAGCAGTAGCAAATTCACAAATTCACAAATCTTCTTTTAGATCTGACTTAGGATGTGGTAAGGGTGTGagcaataaatataaaaagcaaaaattCACCTCCAACTGAATGTCCAGCTCAGCCACAGGACTTGTCAGAGCGCTGAGGTTGGGCAGGACTCGTTCACAGAAGTAGGTTACAAAACGTGTGGAATGGACATTTTTCTACAAGACAAGAGAGAACTATGATTAATTCACACTTTAATTATAGCAAACCATAATTACTTGTCATGAATGTATGCATATGatgtgaataaatgtaaaaacagacAATGTGTGCTACGTGTAGAGCTGCAATTTGTCAATTaactgatcaacagaaaattaaatagcaactattttga encodes the following:
- the api5 gene encoding apoptosis inhibitor 5 isoform X1, which encodes MAVTIEDLYRSYGVLADAKDNLSQHKDAYQVILDGVKGGPKEKRLAAQFIPKFFSSFPELADSAINAQLDLCEDEDVSIRRQAIKELPRFATGENILRVADILTQLLQTDDTAEFNQVNGALVSIFKIDAKGTLGGLFSQILQGEDIVRERAIKFLSTKLKTLTEEVMTKEVEDYVFAETKKVLEDVTGEEFVLLMRVVSGLRVLQTVNGRQQLVELVVEQAFLEQALNPADPDTVDRLLQCTRQALPLFSKNVHSTRFVTYFCERVLPNLSALTSPVAELDIQLEVLKLLAEMSPFCGDMEKLEPNLNMLFTKLLEFMPLPPDEAENGENSASEEPKLQFSYVECLLFGFHQLGKKLPDFLLEKVDAERLKDFKIRLQYFARGLQVYIRQLRVALQGKTGDALKTDENKIKVVALKITNNINVLIKDLFHNPPSFKSTVTLSWKPVQKAEAVAAKRPSGEEMGSGGSTQKQVSPQPRRDARQIYNPPSGKYSATIGNFTYEQRGGFRGGRGRGFGGRGNRSRGRIY
- the api5 gene encoding apoptosis inhibitor 5 isoform X2 translates to MAVTIEDLYRSYGVLADAKDNLSQHKDAYQVILDGVKGGPKEKRLAAQFIPKFFSSFPELADSAINAQLDLCEDEDVSIRRQAIKELPRFATGENILRVADILTQLLQTDDTAEFNQVNGALVSIFKIDAKGTLGGLFSQILQGEDIVRERAIKFLSTKLKTLTEEVMTKEVEDYVFAETKKVLEDVTGEEFVLLMRVVSGLRVLQTVNGRQQLVELVVEQAFLEQALNPADPDTVDRLLQCTRQALPLFSKNVHSTRFVTYFCERVLPNLSALTSPVAELDIQLEVLKLLAEMSPFCGDMEKLEPNLNMLFTKLLEFMPLPPDEAENGENSASEEPKLQFSYVECLLFGFHQLGKKLPDFLLEKVDAERLKDFKIRLQYFARGLQVYIRQLRVALQGKTGDALKTDENKIKVVALKITNNINVLIKDLFHNPPSFKSTVTLSWKPVQKAEAVAAKRPSGEEMGSGGSTQKQVSPQPRRDARQIYNPPSEQRGGFRGGRGRGFGGRGNRSRGRIY